Proteins from one Fragaria vesca subsp. vesca linkage group LG6, FraVesHawaii_1.0, whole genome shotgun sequence genomic window:
- the LOC101301512 gene encoding uncharacterized protein LOC101301512 encodes MLKNWKQRSFYTNVPVSYTEKIVNEVVPNIGVAFESKKDIYQVELADSTKPDSTLSCKCSVKDGKLQLQKVELNQVRCMVVDISIPNKNLDLRLMLNMKRVLTSQTDDEMQSIRNLVDSAITDPDVKGGLRWPLEKTSSGKYNVIKVWHVRAKAYKNQSLRFKVRHANRFDFRTSSGEASWETSLRLKKVESELKEEKVDVSSVSEMLEENMKFIWDNFLTCESFLT; translated from the exons ATGTTGAAAAATTGGAAGCAAAGATCATTTTACACAAATGTTCCTGTTTCGTATACAGAGAAGATTGTAAATGAAGTTGTCCCGAATATTGGAGTTGCTTTTGAATCGAAGAAAGATATATACCAAGTAGAG TTGGCTGATTCAACAAAGCCAGACTCAACTCTCTCCTGCAAATGCAGTGTGAAAGATGGAAAGCTACAACTGCAGAAG GTCGAACTAAACCAAGTGCGTTGTATGGTGGTGGACATATCCATCCCTAATAAGAATCTGGACCTGAGACTGATGTTAAACATGAAGAGAGTTTTAACAAGTCAGACT GATGATGAGATGCAGAGCATTAGGAATCTGGTCGATTCTGCGATTACAGATCCAGATGTGAAGGGCGGGTTGAGATGGCCCCTGGAGAAGACATCGTCTGGAAAGTACAATGTCATTAAGGTTTGGCACGTAAGAGCTAAAGCATATAAAAATCAGTCATTAAGATTTAAGGTCAGGCATGCCAATCGATTTGATTTCAGAACCTCAAGTGGGGAAGCATCTTGGGAGACCAGTCTGAGGCTGAAAAAGGTTGAATCAGAGTTAAAG GAAGAGAAGGTTGATGTCAGCTCGGTTTCTGAGATGCTGGAGGAAAATATGAAGTTCATCTGGGACAACTTCTTAACCTGTGAAAGCTTTCTCACATGA
- the LOC101302950 gene encoding bidirectional sugar transporter NEC1-like, translating into MAYSTTEQLAFSFGLLGNIVSFMVFLAPMPTFYRIYKKKSSEGFQSIPYVVALLSAMLLLYYGVIKTNAILIISINAFGIVIEVAYLIFYLTYAPKKQRIFTLNLILLVNVAFGLTLAATIFLLSGTKRVAAVGWICAVFNIAVFAAPLSIMREVIRTKSVEFMPFGLSLFLTLCATTWFFYGLFTKDYYIALPNVLGFLFGIAQMILYMVYRNSGKDHDEVEAKTRTNGDDLEMRYKVISKSKTTNHNKLYRSVST; encoded by the exons ATGGCGTATTCGACTACTGAGCAACTCGCTTTCTCATTCGGTTTGTTAG GTAACATTGTGTCATTCATGGTGTTCTTGGCACCAAT GCCAACATTTTACAGAATTTACAAGAAGAAATCATCAGAAGGGTTCCAATCCATACCATATGTGGTTGCGCTTTTGAGTGCAATGTTGTTGTTGTATTATGGTGTGATCAAGACAAATGCTATCTTGATCATCAGCATCAATGCCTTTGGAATCGTTATCGAAGTTGCTTACCTCATATTCTATCTCACATATGCTCCCAAGAAGCAGAGG ATTTTTACGCTGAACTTGATTCTGCTGGTCAATGTAGCGTTTGGGTTGACGTTGGCAGCCACTATCTTCCTTCTAAGTGGAACCAAACGCGTCGCCGCAGTTGGATGGATCTGTGCTGTGTTTAACATTGCTGTTTTTGCGGCTCCTTTAAGCATTATG AGGGAAGTAATAAGAACCAAAAGTGTGGAATTCATGCCATTTGGTTTGTCCTTATTCCTCACACTTTGTGCTACCACTTGGTTCTTCTACGGACTTTTCACAAAGGATTACTACATTGCA TTACCAAACGTACTGGGATTCCTATTCGGCATCGCACAAATGATCCTATATATGGTATACAGGAACTCAGGGAAAGATCATGATGAGGTTGAAGCAAAAACACGAACTAATGGTGATGATCTAGAGATGAGGTATAAGGTAATAAGTAAAAGTAAAACTACCAACCATAACAAACTGTATCGCAGTGTCAGTACGTGA
- the LOC101301799 gene encoding cysteine-rich receptor-like protein kinase 3-like, translating into MTSARHFTILFIATFLVQALSLSLSPDDGSGSCVLNFTSYPYQPTGECISPAKLRIKVWDSFTLPNLCCRNVLTTLSQALACQAFRTQGGVFVSNAEWINCTGSFVRQDVSAVHCSLNDLYDGSSDCSKVNLAEIKQGKEYQDALNFCSQFGNASSSFDAVCTPCSAAVGNLKQHLLDRYHQKNDNNKTEDSICGVAAVISVAAGNISNAYIDDYFGCMTKFDKFEPGYFKLKYSLVEAILSIMIAITGLVLIVMLIKHVTKKKPLKPILSGSTTTTWSGLYRFSKAEIENAINYGPERKHLGRGSAGHVYKGVLPSGQVVAVKHINKSNISDSFTREVEQLSRVRHPNLVCLFGCCVEDGEQYLVYEYCSSGNLAQHLLRNDPVLTWERRVKILRDCALALRYLHHYIDGCIVHRDIKLTNILLTENLDPKLSDFGLAKMLGMEESKVFTDVRGTIGYMDPEYMTNAKLTCASDVYSFGIVTLQLLSGQKVFELDLDARDQLTRKAKDVSLNKRPPEDLEDPRLNGNVNKADFDSILQIAVLCVAKSSKGRPTVDDVFEEMDKAWKNTVAEMKAQRGMSSSATPLSLSLGVLSV; encoded by the exons ATGACGTCAGCAAGACACTTCACGATTTTGTTCATTGCCACTTTTCTTGTCCAAGCCCTTTCACTATCTTTGTCACCCGATGATGGCTCAG GAAGTTGTGTGCTAAACTTTACATCCTACCCATACCAACCAACTGGGGAGTGCATAAGTCCTGCCAAGCTGAGAATAAAGGTCTGGGATAGCTTTACACTTCCAAATCTCTGCTGTCGAAATGTGCTCACCACTTTGTCCCAAGCATTGGCCTGCCAAGCCTTTAGAACGCAGGGCGGTGTCTTTGTTTCCAATGCGGAATGGATTAACTGCACTGGCTCATTTGTTCGACAAGACGTGTCTGCCGTTCACTGTAGCCTTAATGATCTTTACGATGGCAGCAGCGACTGCTCCAAAGTAAACTTGGCAGAGATTAAGCAAGGGAAGGAGTACCAAGACGCATTGAACTTTTGTTCTCAATTTGGCAATGCTTCTTCTTCATTTGATGCCGTCTGTACCCCTTGCTCCGCTGCCGTGGGAAATCTTAAGCAACATTTGTTGGACCGGTATCATCAGAAGAATGATAACAACAAAACCGAAGATTCGATATGCGGTGTAGCTGCGGTTATTTCCGTTGCAGCCGGGAACATTTCGAATGCTTATATTGACGACTACTTTGGGTGTATGACTAAGTTCGACAAGTTCG AACCAGGTTACTTCAAACTCAAAT ATTCCCTTGTAGAAGCGATACTTTCGATCATGATAGCCATCACTGGACTAGTGCTGATAGTCATGCTGATAAAACACGTAACGAAGAAGAAGCCCCTAAAACCGATTCTCTCAGGATCAACGACTACTACGTGGTCTGGCCTGTATAGATTCTCCAAGGCTGAGATTGAGAATGCCATAAATTACGGACCTGAAAGAAAGCACCTTGGACGAGGAAGTGCAGGTCATGTTTATAAAGGGGTTCTTCCTAGCGGACAAGTTGTGGCCGTTAAGCACATCAACAAGAGTAACATATCAGATTCTTTCACAAGAGAAGTGGAACAGCTCTCTAGGGTTCGACACCCGAACTTGGTTTGCCTCTTTGGTTGCTGTGTCGAAGACGGCGAGCAATATCTTGTGTATGAATATTGCTCATCAGGGAATCTGGCTCAACATCTTCTAA GAAATGATCCTGTATTGACATGGGAGAGAAGGGTTAAGATTCTCAGAGACTGTGCGCTTGCTTTGAGGTATCTACACCACTATATTGATGGCTGCATAGTTCACAGAGATATTAAG CTGACGAACATCCTTTTGACTGAGAACTTGGACCCCAAGCTATCAGACTTTGGGTTGGCAAAGATGTTGGGGATGGAGGAGAGCAAAGTATTTACAGATGTTAGAGGAACAATAGGGTACATGGATCCAGAGTACATGACCAATGCCAAATTAACCTGTGCCAGTGATGTCTATAGTTTTGGTATCGTTACCCTGCAACTTCTGTCAGGGCAGAAAGTGTTTGAGCTTGATCTTGATGCGAGAGATCAACTCACAAGAAAG GCGAAGGATGTGAGTTTGAACAAGCGTCCACCCGAGGATCTTGAAGACCCAAGACTAAATGGAAATGTCAACAAGGCTGACTTTGATTCGATTCTACAAATTGCAGTACTTTGTGTTGCCAAATCAAGCAAGGGTCGCCCTACGGTTGACGATGTCTTTGAAGAGATGGACAAGGCTTGGAAGAACACTGTAGCAGAAATG AAGGCACAGAGAGGGATGAGTTCATCAGCAACACCATTGTCTTTATCTTTAGGAGTGTTGTCGGTGTGA
- the LOC101303237 gene encoding violaxanthin de-epoxidase, chloroplastic-like, whose product MALAARSISLFHNDSIGSTCMRLGFTSEERFQKRRVVDFQVVVKFCPNSRKSRYSQFISSDRNSSGLGSKWSSMLSRRTEKAFSKRGTRSSEIETKQVINVILEEISSLVREWSQLHFLKVAGLLVCALMVIPSANAVDALKTCSCLLKECRVELAKCIANPSCAANVACLQTCNNRPDETECQIKCGDLFENSVVDEFNECAVSRKKCVPMKSDVGEFPIPDPSALVQSFDMEKFNGKWFITSGLNPTFDAFDCQVHDFHTESGRLIGNLSWRIRTPDGGFFTRTAVQKFVQDPNQPGILYNHDNDYLHYQDDWYILSSKIENKPDDYIFVYYRGKNDAWDGYGGSVIYTRNSVLPQSIVPELEKAAANVGRDFSKFIKTDNTCGPEPPLVERLEKKLEEGERTIIEEVEQIEGEVQKAEQTELSLFQRLAEGFNERLAKGFNEIKQDEENFLRELSKEEMDILSELKMEATEVGKLFGRTLPLRKLR is encoded by the exons ATGGCACTGGCCGCGCGTTCAATCTCCCTGTTCCATAATGATAGTATTGGCAGTACATGTATGAGGTTGGGATTTACAAGTGAAGAAAGGTTTCAGAAGAGAAGGGTGGTTGATTTTCAAGTGGTTGTGAAATTTTGTCCCAATAGCAGAAAATCAAGATACTCCCAATTCATTAGTTCTGATAGAAACTCTTCTGGTTTGGGGTCGAAATGGTCTTCTATGCTCTCTAGGAGGACTGAGAAGGCCTTTTCAAAAAGGGGAACAAGAAGTAGTGAAATTGAG ACGAAACAGGTGATTAATGTTATACTTGAAGAAATATCAAGTCTCGTTAGAGAGTGGAGTCAGTTACACTTCTTGAAAGTAGCCGGTTTACTGGTATGCGCTCTCATGGTGATACCTTCAGCCAATGCTGTTGATGCTCTCAAAACTTGTTCCTGCTTACTTAAGGAATGCAG GGTAGAACTTGCAAAGTGCATTGCAAACCCGTCCTGTGCTGCCAATGTAGCTTGTCTGCAAACTTGTAATAATCGTCCTGATGAGACAGAATGCCAG ATTAAATGCGGAGACCTGTTTGAGAACAGTGTCGTGGATGAATTTAATGAATGTGCGGTGTCACGAAAGAAGTGTGTACCTATGAAATCCGACGTGGGAGAATTTCCTATCCCAGATCCTTCTGCTCTTGTTCAAAGCTTTGATATGGAAAAGTTTAATGGGAAATGGTTCATCACTAGTGGCTTGAATCCTACCTTTGATGCTTTTGATTGCCAAGTGCATGACTTCCATACAGAATCTGGCAGACTTATAGGAAATTTATCTTGGAGAATAAGAACCCCTGATGGTGGATTTTTCACCCGAACAGCTGTTCAGAAGTTTGTGCAAGATCCAAACCAGCCTGGCATACTATACAATCATGACAATGATTATCTTCACTATCAAGATGACTG GTACATTCTATCTTCGAAGATAGAGAATAAACCGGATGACTATATATTTGTATACTACCGTGGCAAGAATGATGCGTGGGACGGATACGGTGGTTCTGTGATATATACAAGGAATTCAGTTTTGCCACAAAGCATTGTTCCTGAACTTGAAAAAGCAGCTGCGAACGTGGGACGAGACTTCAGCAAGTTCATCAAAACTGATAATACTTGCGGGCCTGAACCTCCACTTGTAGAGAGGTTGGAGAAGAAACTTGAGGAAGGGGAGAGGACCATTATAGAGGAGGTTGAACAGATAGAAGGGGAGGTGCAGAAGGCTGAACAGACTGAGCTGTCATTGTTTCAAAGGTTAGCAGAAGGGTTTAATGAGAGGTTAGCAAAAGGGTTTAATGAGATTAAACAAGATGAGGAGAACTTCTTGAGAGAGCTTTCCAAAGAAGAGATGGATATATTGAGCGAGCTCAAAATGGAAGCAACCGAAGTAGGAAAGCTTTTCGGACGAACACTTCCTCTTCGGAAGCTAAGGTAG
- the LOC101302092 gene encoding serine/threonine-protein kinase At3g07070-like gives MKKQRPAETHYVTHSTHSTHSHSHSTHTKQRSHSHVEVDISQINAKSFTFRELATATKNFRQECLLGEGGFGRVYKGTLQSSGQVVAVKQLDRNGMHGNKEFLGEVLTLSLLHHPNLVNLIGYCADGDQRLLVHEFISGGTLEDRVLDNQAGKMTLDWYTRIKIAYGAALGLEYLHEKANPPVIYRDFKSSNILLDEEFNPKISDVGLAKLGNAGDRMHGPSRLMGAYGFCAPEYSRTGEVTMKSDVYSFGVILLELITGRRAIDTTRANDEQNLVAWAQPLFRDPKKYPDMADHSLNKQFPEKELNQAVAIAAMCLQEEPSVRPFMSDVVTTLSFLSTSPPPPEATPAPVPAYTIQDGNSESDSLSDDDESNEEASDSDSIRSAHNSRRHYANDNSNKDVYDQNLRQLSGVDSKEWHSFERDDAASSGDQRSKSKSNSDQGTSFSQDKYGSATSRSNSEESNEAGISHSNNRVPQKEETTVTIGGITSAESTNGNSKSVNFLDRTTSRRAT, from the exons ATGAAAAAACAAAGACCTGCTGAGACGCATTATGTGACACACTCAACACACTCAACACACTCACACTCGCACTCAACACACACAAAACAGCGGTCACACTCGCATGTGGAAGTTGACATATCACAAATCAATGCAAAGAGTTTCACTTTCCGTGAGCTAGCAACAGCAACAAAGAACTTCCGTCAGGAGTGCCTTCTAGGAGAAGGTGGGTTCGGAAGAGTTTATAAGGGAACTCTTCAGTCGAGTGGGCAG GTGGTGGCTGTGAAGCAACTCGACAGAAATGGAATGCATGGAAACAAGGAATTTCTGGGAGAGGTTTTGACACTGAGCCTCCTACACCATCCAAACTTAGTTAATCTTATTGGATATTGTGCCGATGGAGATCAAAGGCTTTTGGTCCACGAATTCATATCAGGCGGCACTCTAGAAGACCGAGTTCTTG ATAATCAAGCAGGTAAAATGACTTTAGATTGGTACACGAGGATTAAAATAGCTTATGGTGCTGCTCTGGGATTGGAGTACTTGCATGAGAAGGCCAATCCACCCGTTATATATAGGGACTTCAAATCTTCAAATATCTTGTTAGATGAAGAATTCAATCCAAAGATCTCGGATGTTGGACTTGCCAAGCTTGGCAATGCCGGAGATAGGATGCATGGACCATCAAGGCTGATGGGCGCCTATGGTTTCTGTGCTCCAGAGTACTCGAGAACTGGTGAAGTCACAATGAAATCGGATGTATACAGCTTCGGAGTTATTCTTCTGGAGCTAATTACTGGAAGAAGAGCCATTGACACTACAAGAGCAAATGATGAGCAAAACCTAGTTGCTTGG GCACAACCCTTATTCAGGGACCCAAAAAAATATCCAGATATGGCCGATCATTCTCTTAACAAGCAATTTCCGGAGAAGGAACTAAATCAGGCTGTTGCGATAGCAGCAATGTGCCTGCAAGAGGAGCCATCAGTCCGGCCCTTCATGAGTGATGTTGTAACAACTCTAAGTTTTCTTTCAACAAGTCCGCCTCCTCCTGAGGCTACTCCTGCTCCTGTTCCAGCTTATACAATCCAGGATGGTAACTCTGAATCTGACAGTCTTTCCGACGATGATGAGAGCAATGAGGAGGCTTCAGACAGTGATAGTATCAGAAGTGCACACAATAGCCGCCGCCATTATGCTAATGACAACTCAAATAAGGATGTTTATGACCAAAATTTGCGTCAACTAAGTGGTGTTGACTCCAAAGAATGGCATTCATTTGAGAGAGACGATGCCGCTTCTTCAGGTGACCAAAGAAGTAAAAGCAAGAGCAACAGTGATCAAGGTACTAGTTTCAGCCAAGATAAATATGGAAGTGCTACTTCTAGAAGCAACAGTGAAGAATCCAACGAAGCAGGTATTTCTCATAGCAACAATAGAGTACCACAAAAAGAAGAGACTACTGTCACAATTGGAGGAATTACGAGCGCAGAATCAACAAATGGAAACTCTAAATCTGTCAATTTCTTGGACCGCACCACCAGCCGCAGGGCAACCTGA
- the LOC101303526 gene encoding putative F-box protein PP2-B12-like, translating to MMDLLELPEGCIAHIISLTTPRDACRLSLLSKLFGSAADSDAVWDKFLPPETRTLSPEELGVLAGRTKKEVFLALCPVLFREGKLSFSLDKWSGKKCYMISARELGIAWGNTPMYWRWISDPESRFAEVAELLDVCWLEIHGKLETRLLSPSTMYKGYLVFKFTAQPSGFVDLEAEVTMGLDSLEGGEIINRTEFLHSGVRSDGWLEIEMGEFYCVGGSEDGMLKMRCLANGAGHWKRGLIVQGIEVRPKREY from the exons ATGATGGATCTGCTGGAGTTGCCGGAGGGTTGCATAGCCCATATCATATCGTTGACGACTCCTCGAGATGCTTGCCGGCTGTCTTTGCTTTCTAAGCTTTTCGGGTCAGCTGCCGATTCCGACGCCGTTTGGGATAAGTTCCTTCCGCCTGAGACACGCACCTTGTCCCCAGAGGAGCTTGGGGTACTTGCCGGCAGAACCAAAAAGGAGGTTTTCCTCGCTCTCTGCCCTGTCCTCTTCAGGGAGGGTAAACTG AGCTTTTCACTAGACAAATGGAGTGGGAAAAAATGTTACATGATTTCTGCAAGAGAGCTTGGTATTGCCTGGGGCAACACTCCGATGTATTGGAGATGGATTTCTGATCCTGAATCCAG GTTTGCAGAGGTGGCTGAGCTTCTTGATGTTTGCTGGCTTGAAATCCATGGGAAACTTGAGACACGTCTGCTGTCCCCATCCACTATGTACAAAGGTTACCTTGTGTTCAAGTTTACTGCACAACCTTCTGGATTTGTAGACCTAGAGGCGGAGGTCACTATGGGTCTTGACTCTCTTGAGGGAGGAGAAATTATTAACCGGACTGAGTTTCTGCACAGTGGAGTGAGATCCGACGGGTGGTTGGAGATTGAGATGGGTGAGTTTTACTGTGTAGGGGGATCAGAAGATGGGATGTTGAAAATGCGTTGTTTGGCAAATGGGGCGGGTCATTGGAAGAGAGGTCTTATTGTTCAAGGCATTGAGGTCCGCCCCAAGAGGGAGTACTAG